From one Tsukamurella tyrosinosolvens genomic stretch:
- the coaD gene encoding pantetheine-phosphate adenylyltransferase: MSKACCPGSFDPMTNGHLDIFRRAARIFDELVITVVVNPNKQGMFSIDERIALIEENVADLPGVTVDRWTGLLVDYARQEGVACILKGLRNSTDFDYELPMAGMNMHLTDVETAFLTTAPQYSYVSSSLVKEVAKLGGDVSALIPPNVQTALSAKLS; this comes from the coding sequence ATGAGCAAGGCGTGCTGCCCCGGGTCGTTCGATCCCATGACCAACGGCCACCTGGACATCTTCCGCCGCGCCGCGCGGATCTTCGACGAGCTGGTGATCACCGTCGTCGTGAACCCCAACAAGCAGGGCATGTTCTCCATCGACGAGCGGATCGCGCTGATCGAGGAGAACGTCGCGGACCTGCCCGGCGTCACCGTCGACAGGTGGACCGGCCTGCTCGTGGACTACGCCCGCCAGGAGGGCGTCGCCTGCATCCTCAAGGGCCTGCGCAACTCGACGGACTTCGACTACGAGCTGCCGATGGCCGGGATGAACATGCACCTCACCGACGTCGAGACCGCGTTCCTCACCACCGCGCCGCAGTACTCGTACGTGTCGAGCTCGCTGGTCAAGGAGGTCGCGAAGCTGGGCGGCGACGTCTCGGCGCTGATCCCGCCGAACGTGCAGACCGCGCTGAGCGCCAAGCTGTCGTGA
- a CDS encoding ribokinase: MTSVVVVGSVNLDAVTVCERFPQPGETVTGVSVAFGQGGKGANQARSAARSGAATVFVGAVGDDGAARTVLDSLAGAGVDVSRVARTPGSTGFANVTVDGAGENHIVVVPGANASVRVDDAARSAIADADVLLLQLEIPLPAVVDAARAAREAGTVVLLNPSPVQPLPGVLVELLDGVIVNRDEEKALAEVVGRVPHVVTTLGGDGARATGPDGTVDTPGFAVDVVDTTGAGDAFAGALAAHWGLPPAERLLRANAAGALTATAAGAAAAPTVAEVDAFLAARETAR, encoded by the coding sequence ATGACGTCGGTGGTCGTGGTGGGCAGCGTGAACCTGGACGCGGTCACGGTGTGCGAACGGTTCCCCCAGCCGGGCGAGACCGTGACGGGTGTGTCCGTCGCCTTCGGGCAGGGCGGCAAGGGCGCGAACCAGGCCCGCTCCGCGGCCAGGTCGGGCGCCGCGACGGTCTTCGTGGGCGCGGTCGGCGACGACGGCGCGGCGCGCACGGTCCTGGACTCTCTCGCGGGCGCGGGGGTGGACGTCTCCCGGGTCGCGCGCACGCCCGGCAGCACCGGCTTCGCGAACGTCACCGTCGACGGGGCCGGGGAGAACCACATCGTCGTGGTGCCCGGCGCGAATGCGTCGGTGCGCGTGGACGACGCGGCGCGGTCGGCGATCGCCGACGCGGACGTCCTCCTCCTGCAGCTCGAGATCCCGCTCCCCGCGGTCGTCGACGCCGCCCGCGCCGCCCGCGAGGCCGGCACCGTCGTCCTGCTCAATCCCTCTCCGGTGCAGCCCCTCCCCGGCGTGCTCGTCGAGCTCCTCGACGGCGTGATCGTCAACCGCGACGAGGAGAAGGCGCTCGCGGAGGTCGTGGGGCGCGTGCCGCACGTCGTCACCACCCTCGGGGGCGACGGTGCCCGCGCGACCGGACCCGACGGCACCGTCGACACCCCGGGATTCGCGGTCGACGTCGTGGACACCACGGGGGCCGGGGACGCGTTCGCCGGCGCGCTCGCGGCGCACTGGGGCCTGCCACCCGCCGAACGGCTCCTCCGCGCCAACGCGGCCGGCGCTCTCACCGCCACCGCCGCCGGCGCCGCGGCCGCCCCGACGGTGGCCGAGGTCGACGCCTTCCTCGCCGCCCGGGAGACCGCCCGATGA
- a CDS encoding VOC family protein, whose protein sequence is MTMIRPFLMFQGAVAAKAIDLYVTTFDGAVLSSVPHADPKHGIQLAELVIKGQSVLISDSSVDHAFDFTPSTSLFVDCDDREELERLTEALGAGGKTYMPLGEYGFSTAFAWVGDRFGVSWQLNLA, encoded by the coding sequence ATGACCATGATTCGTCCGTTCCTCATGTTCCAGGGCGCCGTCGCCGCGAAGGCGATCGACCTGTACGTCACGACGTTCGACGGTGCCGTGCTCAGCTCGGTGCCGCATGCGGATCCGAAGCACGGGATCCAGCTCGCCGAACTGGTGATCAAGGGGCAGAGCGTGCTGATCAGCGACAGCTCGGTCGATCACGCCTTCGACTTCACCCCGTCGACGTCGCTCTTCGTGGACTGCGACGACCGCGAGGAACTGGAACGCCTCACCGAGGCGCTCGGCGCGGGCGGGAAGACCTACATGCCGTTGGGCGAGTACGGCTTCTCCACCGCGTTCGCCTGGGTGGGGGACCGGTTCGGCGTGTCCTGGCAGCTCAACCTCGCCTGA
- a CDS encoding alkaline phosphatase D family protein, producing the protein MPLSDSQFSRRSLLKAGTAGALLIPAGSLLSACGSSSDGAAASSSPGVVRGRPSLTHGIASGDPRTDGALVWARSDAPARMIVETASSESFSNPRRFEGPQLDPSSDGAGRFRITGLDPGQTVHYRVTLEGENGATSEPVAGTFRTAPSANGNVSFAWSGDVVGQGWGINRDGGMAIMGAIADARPDFFLHSGDAIYADNPVPETQKQNDGNTYRNVTAEAKNQVAQTLDQFRGNYAYNLTDEHYRRFAANVPQLIQWDDHEVVNNWFPGESLAGQNRKGYTETDVNKLADFAYQAWREWQPVQPTEAADGRLYRKISYGPLLDVFVLDMRSYKDPNPNAWATSNDAGILGDKQTQWLIDGLTASKAVWKVVANDLPLSIVVPDAATNPKDGGPKSMEAVAQGDNGAPLGREIAFSRILSRTKDVRNVVYLTADVHYTAAISYHPDKAAFQDFSPFWEFVSGPLNAGAFPQSPLDGTFGAQYEFVHAPDKANVSPAEGFQHFGHVTIDGGTRALTVHLRDAKGASLYAKELAPA; encoded by the coding sequence ATGCCCCTCAGTGATTCGCAGTTCTCGCGTCGTTCGCTCCTCAAGGCCGGCACTGCCGGCGCCCTGCTCATCCCCGCCGGTTCGCTGCTCTCCGCCTGCGGTTCCTCGTCGGACGGCGCGGCGGCGTCCTCGTCGCCCGGCGTCGTCCGCGGCCGCCCGTCGCTCACGCACGGCATCGCGTCCGGCGACCCCCGCACCGACGGCGCGCTGGTCTGGGCCCGGTCCGACGCGCCCGCGCGGATGATCGTCGAGACCGCCTCGTCGGAGTCCTTCAGCAACCCGCGCCGCTTCGAGGGGCCGCAGCTCGACCCGTCGTCCGACGGTGCCGGCCGATTCCGCATCACGGGTCTCGACCCCGGCCAGACGGTGCACTATCGCGTCACCCTCGAGGGCGAGAACGGCGCGACGTCCGAGCCCGTGGCCGGCACGTTCCGGACGGCACCGTCGGCGAACGGGAACGTGAGCTTCGCCTGGTCCGGCGACGTGGTGGGCCAGGGCTGGGGCATCAACCGCGACGGCGGCATGGCGATCATGGGAGCCATCGCCGACGCGCGGCCCGACTTCTTCCTGCACTCGGGCGACGCGATCTACGCCGACAACCCGGTGCCGGAGACGCAGAAGCAGAACGACGGCAACACCTACCGGAACGTCACGGCCGAGGCCAAGAACCAGGTCGCGCAGACGCTCGACCAGTTCCGCGGCAACTACGCCTACAACCTCACGGACGAGCACTACCGGCGGTTCGCGGCGAACGTGCCCCAGCTGATCCAGTGGGACGACCACGAGGTGGTCAACAACTGGTTCCCCGGCGAGAGCCTGGCGGGGCAGAACCGCAAGGGCTACACCGAGACCGACGTGAACAAGCTGGCGGACTTCGCCTACCAGGCGTGGCGCGAGTGGCAGCCGGTGCAGCCCACGGAGGCCGCCGACGGGCGCCTGTACCGCAAGATCTCCTACGGCCCGCTCCTCGACGTCTTCGTGCTCGACATGCGCAGCTACAAGGACCCGAACCCCAACGCGTGGGCCACGTCCAACGACGCCGGCATCCTCGGCGACAAGCAGACCCAGTGGCTCATCGACGGCCTCACCGCGTCGAAGGCGGTGTGGAAGGTGGTCGCGAACGACCTGCCTCTGAGCATCGTCGTCCCCGACGCCGCCACGAACCCCAAGGACGGCGGCCCGAAGTCGATGGAGGCGGTCGCGCAGGGCGACAACGGTGCGCCGCTGGGCCGCGAGATCGCCTTCTCGCGCATCCTCTCCCGCACCAAGGACGTGAGGAACGTCGTCTACCTGACCGCCGACGTGCACTACACCGCGGCGATCTCGTACCACCCGGACAAGGCGGCGTTCCAGGACTTCTCGCCGTTCTGGGAGTTCGTCTCCGGACCGCTCAACGCCGGAGCCTTCCCGCAGAGCCCGCTCGACGGGACCTTCGGCGCGCAGTACGAGTTCGTGCACGCCCCCGACAAGGCGAACGTCTCCCCCGCCGAGGGATTCCAGCACTTCGGGCACGTCACCATCGACGGCGGCACCCGCGCGCTGACGGTGCACCTGCGCGACGCCAAGGGCGCCTCGCTCTACGCCAAGGAGCTGGCGCCGGCGTAG
- the rsmD gene encoding 16S rRNA (guanine(966)-N(2))-methyltransferase RsmD yields the protein MTRIIAGAARGRRLAVPPRGTRPTSDRVREALFSALQSRLDFDDLAVLDLYAGSGALGFEALSRGAARAVLVDADAKAVAVINQNARAVGLPGATAHRRAARAFLDLPAEPYDLVFLDPPYDLPAETVDGDLAALAAGWLAPGAHVVVERSARTPAATWPEGFELDLTRDYGETRVEIAVWQDDRA from the coding sequence GTGACCAGGATCATCGCCGGGGCGGCACGCGGGCGCAGGCTCGCGGTGCCGCCCCGCGGCACTCGGCCCACGTCGGATCGCGTCCGCGAGGCGCTGTTCAGCGCGCTGCAGTCGCGCCTCGACTTCGATGATCTGGCGGTCCTCGACCTCTACGCGGGGTCGGGGGCGCTCGGCTTCGAGGCGCTCTCCCGCGGCGCGGCGCGGGCGGTTCTCGTCGACGCCGACGCCAAGGCGGTCGCGGTGATCAACCAGAACGCGCGCGCCGTCGGGCTGCCGGGGGCGACCGCGCACCGTCGGGCGGCGCGGGCGTTCCTCGACCTCCCGGCCGAGCCGTACGACCTCGTCTTCCTGGACCCGCCCTACGACCTGCCGGCCGAGACCGTCGACGGTGACCTCGCCGCGCTGGCCGCCGGATGGCTCGCGCCGGGCGCCCACGTCGTCGTGGAGCGCTCCGCGCGGACGCCTGCGGCCACTTGGCCCGAGGGCTTCGAGCTCGACCTGACGCGCGACTACGGGGAGACGCGGGTGGAGATCGCCGTCTGGCAGGATGACCGGGCATGA
- the ectA gene encoding diaminobutyrate acetyltransferase: MSPSHKSDPTAPAKTGVTTRRPSIDDGIRLWEIARDTEVLDLNSTYAYTLLCRDFADSSIVAEHDGAVAGFVTGYRRPDRPDTLFVWQVAVDAAHRGHGIASRMLIDLLDHLAVRGVSRLETTITASNTASQELFGSVAKKRRSTLTVRDLFASHHISPTESDPHEPEQLYIIDPA; encoded by the coding sequence ATGAGCCCGTCTCACAAGAGCGATCCCACTGCCCCCGCAAAAACGGGGGTCACCACCCGACGCCCGTCGATCGACGACGGAATACGCCTGTGGGAGATCGCCCGGGACACCGAGGTTCTCGATCTCAATTCGACGTACGCGTACACCTTGTTGTGCCGTGACTTCGCCGATTCGTCGATCGTCGCCGAGCACGACGGCGCCGTCGCCGGTTTCGTCACGGGGTACCGCCGTCCCGACCGCCCGGACACCCTGTTCGTGTGGCAGGTGGCGGTGGACGCCGCCCATCGGGGCCACGGCATCGCATCGCGTATGCTCATCGATCTGTTGGATCATCTTGCGGTGAGGGGCGTTTCACGCCTGGAGACCACGATCACCGCATCCAACACGGCGTCCCAGGAGCTCTTCGGCTCCGTGGCGAAGAAGCGCCGTTCCACCCTCACGGTGCGCGATCTGTTCGCCTCGCACCACATCTCCCCCACTGAATCCGACCCCCACGAGCCCGAGCAGCTGTACATCATCGACCCCGCCTGA
- the rnc gene encoding ribonuclease III produces MSKRLPAPPATDRAPLLEALGVGLDDELLTLALTHRSYAYEAGGLPTNERLEFLGDSVLGISVTEWLYTTHPDKPEGELAKIRASVVNMHALARVARGLGEGGLGAHLYLGRGEELTGGRDKDSILADGMEALLGAVHIEHGIDTAREVVLRLFLPLLTASSSMGAGLDWKTSLQELAAERDLGAPAYRITSTGPDHDKEFTAVAVVDENDLGEGVGRTKKEAEQKAAAAAWKSLDVNDSETSDDDAAAVDAAASDAEQAPESA; encoded by the coding sequence GTGAGCAAGCGCCTTCCCGCGCCGCCCGCCACGGACCGCGCCCCGCTGCTGGAAGCCCTGGGCGTCGGTCTCGACGACGAGCTGCTCACCCTGGCGCTGACGCACCGCTCCTACGCCTACGAGGCCGGCGGGCTGCCCACCAACGAGCGGCTCGAGTTCCTCGGCGACAGCGTGCTCGGCATCTCGGTGACCGAGTGGCTCTACACGACGCACCCGGACAAGCCCGAGGGCGAGCTCGCGAAGATCCGCGCCAGCGTCGTCAACATGCACGCTCTCGCGCGCGTCGCGCGCGGGTTGGGAGAGGGCGGTCTCGGCGCGCACCTCTACCTGGGGCGCGGCGAGGAGCTCACCGGCGGCCGCGACAAGGACTCGATCCTCGCCGACGGCATGGAGGCCCTGCTCGGGGCGGTGCACATCGAGCACGGCATCGACACCGCCCGCGAGGTGGTCCTGCGGCTGTTCCTGCCCCTGCTGACGGCCTCGTCGTCGATGGGCGCCGGGCTCGATTGGAAGACGTCGTTGCAGGAGCTCGCCGCCGAGCGGGACCTCGGCGCGCCGGCGTACCGCATCACGTCGACGGGGCCGGACCACGACAAGGAGTTCACCGCCGTGGCGGTGGTCGACGAGAACGATCTCGGCGAGGGCGTGGGCCGCACCAAGAAGGAGGCCGAGCAGAAGGCCGCCGCTGCCGCGTGGAAGTCGTTGGACGTGAACGACTCCGAGACTTCAGACGATGACGCAGCGGCGGTCGACGCGGCGGCGAGCGACGCCGAGCAGGCGCCCGAGTCGGCCTGA
- a CDS encoding MFS transporter, which produces MGNFTEWFDYGVYAATTAYLTQAFFPGTLGTLGTLLGFAVSFALRPLGGFVWGPLGDRLGRKVVLATTILLMAGSTALIGVLPTHAQVGVLAPVLLIGLRVVQGFSTGGEYGGAATFMAEYSPDNKRGRYGSFLEFGTMCGFAGGTAFVLLLQQLLTRDEMYDWGWRLPFFVAIPLGFVGWYLRHQLDDTPVFNEMADEQEKQGSAWDRFTSLIRDYKRPILIMFGLVIALNIANYTLIAYMPTYLQGSIGMTESDSSILMLIGQVLMALCIPFFGALSDRTGRKPMWWFSLIGLLVMAWPMFWLMGQGFGWAILGFVVLGLLYIPQLSTITATFPAMFPTQVRYAGFAISYNVATAAFGGTAPLVNDAVVENTGWLQFPAFYMMGACVIGLIALPFLQETKGCSIRGTEVPGPDTDATRLAQIEEARLAKAS; this is translated from the coding sequence ATGGGTAACTTCACCGAATGGTTCGACTACGGCGTCTACGCCGCGACCACCGCCTACCTGACGCAGGCGTTCTTCCCGGGGACTCTCGGCACCCTGGGCACGCTGCTCGGTTTCGCGGTGTCCTTCGCGCTGCGCCCGCTGGGCGGCTTCGTCTGGGGTCCGCTCGGCGACCGGCTGGGCCGGAAAGTGGTGCTGGCCACCACCATCCTGCTGATGGCCGGATCCACGGCGCTGATCGGCGTCCTGCCCACGCACGCCCAGGTGGGCGTCCTTGCGCCGGTGCTGCTCATCGGCCTGCGTGTCGTGCAGGGCTTCTCGACCGGCGGTGAGTACGGCGGCGCCGCGACCTTCATGGCCGAGTACTCCCCGGACAACAAGCGCGGCCGCTACGGCAGCTTCCTGGAGTTCGGCACCATGTGCGGCTTCGCCGGCGGCACCGCGTTCGTGCTGCTCCTGCAGCAGCTGCTCACGCGCGACGAGATGTACGACTGGGGCTGGCGCCTCCCGTTCTTCGTCGCCATCCCGCTGGGCTTCGTGGGCTGGTACCTGCGGCACCAGCTCGACGACACGCCCGTCTTCAACGAGATGGCCGACGAGCAGGAGAAGCAAGGCTCCGCGTGGGATCGCTTCACCTCGCTGATCCGCGACTACAAGCGCCCGATCCTCATCATGTTCGGCCTGGTCATCGCGCTGAACATCGCCAACTACACCCTCATCGCCTACATGCCCACCTACCTGCAGGGCTCGATCGGGATGACCGAGTCCGACTCGTCGATCCTGATGCTGATCGGCCAGGTGTTGATGGCGCTGTGCATCCCGTTCTTCGGCGCGCTCTCCGACCGCACGGGGCGCAAGCCGATGTGGTGGTTCTCGCTGATCGGGCTGCTGGTGATGGCGTGGCCCATGTTCTGGCTGATGGGACAGGGATTCGGCTGGGCCATCCTCGGATTCGTGGTGCTCGGCCTGCTGTACATCCCGCAGTTGTCCACCATCACCGCGACCTTCCCCGCGATGTTCCCGACGCAGGTGCGCTATGCGGGCTTCGCGATCTCGTACAACGTGGCGACCGCCGCCTTCGGCGGTACCGCGCCGCTCGTGAACGACGCGGTGGTCGAGAACACCGGCTGGCTCCAGTTCCCGGCGTTCTACATGATGGGCGCCTGCGTGATCGGCCTCATCGCGCTGCCGTTCCTGCAGGAGACCAAGGGCTGCTCGATCCGCGGCACGGAGGTCCCCGGCCCGGACACCGACGCCACGCGCCTCGCGCAGATCGAGGAGGCCCGGCTCGCCAAGGCGAGCTGA
- a CDS encoding DivIVA domain-containing protein — MYRVFEALDELGAILEEARSVPMTAGCLVPRGDVLELLDDIRDAFPADLDDAQDVLDQKDRLISEARTHYDTTVTQANSEADATLSRSRAEADRLLADAKAQADRMVAEAHQHATGLVAEARAEDERIRRGAQREYEAVTGRARAEAERLVADGNSAYQRSVAEGIAEQERLVAETEVVAAAKGESDRIIDAAHAESDRLRGECDVYVDTKLSQFEEVLGATMRSVNRGRQQLRTAAGVHDYSDHGATDGYLEEFAESRVDAR, encoded by the coding sequence ATGTACCGCGTATTCGAAGCACTGGACGAGCTGGGCGCCATCCTGGAGGAGGCGCGCAGCGTCCCCATGACCGCCGGGTGCCTCGTGCCCCGCGGTGATGTGCTCGAGCTCCTCGACGACATCCGCGACGCCTTCCCGGCCGACCTCGACGACGCGCAGGACGTGCTCGATCAGAAGGATCGCCTGATCAGCGAGGCGCGCACGCACTACGACACCACGGTGACGCAGGCGAACTCCGAGGCCGACGCCACCCTGTCCCGCTCCCGCGCCGAAGCCGACCGCCTCCTCGCGGACGCGAAGGCCCAGGCCGACCGCATGGTCGCCGAGGCCCATCAGCACGCCACCGGCCTGGTCGCCGAGGCTCGCGCCGAGGACGAGCGGATCCGCCGCGGCGCCCAGCGCGAGTACGAGGCCGTCACCGGCCGTGCCCGCGCCGAGGCCGAGCGCCTGGTCGCCGACGGCAACTCCGCGTACCAGCGGTCCGTCGCCGAGGGCATCGCGGAGCAGGAGCGCCTCGTCGCCGAGACCGAGGTCGTGGCCGCCGCGAAGGGCGAGTCGGACCGGATCATCGACGCGGCCCACGCCGAGTCGGACCGCCTGCGCGGGGAGTGCGACGTCTACGTCGACACCAAGCTCTCGCAGTTCGAGGAGGTGCTCGGTGCCACCATGCGGTCGGTGAACCGGGGTCGCCAGCAGCTGCGCACCGCCGCCGGCGTGCACGACTACAGCGATCACGGCGCCACCGACGGCTACCTCGAGGAGTTCGCCGAGTCGCGGGTCGACGCGCGGTAG
- a CDS encoding Vgb family protein — protein MTITVHDVPGDGPYALTTGPDGGLWFTLVGSGEIGRYDVSTGETVRYPVGPDTGPTIITNGPDGALWFTEYRAHRLGRITVDGEVSHIDLPPGCGPFGLATGTDGALWFTATATNRIGRVTVAGEVTDFELPIPGAFPSAIAAGPDGALWFPLNQADAIGRIDTAGTVSVFGLDSPGCAPVGIAAGPDGALWFVEIGAGRIGRITPDGAVTHHSLPDAASRPHGVCAGPDGRVWFTEWAGNALGSIDAEGRIRRYELPVPGSEPHGIALGPDGALWAALEVGSLARLAPPQP, from the coding sequence ATGACGATCACCGTCCACGACGTGCCCGGCGACGGCCCGTACGCCCTCACCACCGGCCCGGACGGCGGCCTGTGGTTCACGCTCGTCGGGAGCGGCGAGATCGGCCGGTACGACGTCAGCACCGGGGAGACGGTGCGGTATCCCGTCGGCCCGGACACCGGCCCCACGATCATCACGAACGGGCCCGACGGCGCGCTGTGGTTCACCGAGTACCGCGCCCACCGCCTCGGCCGGATCACCGTCGACGGCGAGGTCTCGCACATCGACCTCCCGCCCGGATGCGGCCCCTTCGGTCTCGCGACGGGGACCGACGGTGCACTGTGGTTCACCGCGACCGCCACCAACCGGATCGGCAGGGTCACCGTCGCGGGCGAGGTCACGGATTTCGAGCTGCCGATCCCGGGCGCCTTCCCCTCCGCGATCGCCGCGGGCCCCGACGGCGCGTTGTGGTTCCCGCTCAACCAGGCGGACGCGATCGGCCGCATCGACACCGCCGGAACCGTCTCGGTGTTCGGCCTCGACTCCCCCGGCTGCGCGCCCGTCGGCATCGCCGCCGGGCCGGACGGTGCCCTGTGGTTCGTCGAGATCGGGGCGGGACGGATCGGCCGGATCACGCCCGACGGTGCCGTCACGCACCACTCGCTGCCCGACGCCGCATCCCGCCCGCACGGCGTCTGTGCCGGCCCCGACGGCCGGGTGTGGTTCACCGAGTGGGCCGGCAACGCCCTCGGATCGATCGACGCGGAGGGACGAATCCGCAGGTACGAGCTGCCCGTCCCCGGCTCGGAGCCGCACGGCATCGCCCTCGGCCCGGACGGTGCGCTGTGGGCTGCACTGGAGGTCGGATCGCTCGCGCGGCTGGCCCCGCCGCAGCCCTGA
- a CDS encoding YceD family protein: protein MNEPNAAVRQPAGKPYVLDVRAFGRRPGTSAQVHRTVAAPERIGVDLIGIENGEEVDLDLQVQAVSEGVLVTGTVSANTAGQCARCLDPLSGALNVFLTELYAYPDSETAATTDDDEMYRIEDDMIDLEQAIIDAVGMELALDPTCSDDCPGLCQGCGEKLADLPADHHHEQIDPRWAGLAKFATEGEADGK from the coding sequence GTGAACGAACCCAATGCCGCCGTGCGCCAGCCGGCCGGTAAGCCGTACGTACTCGACGTCCGTGCCTTCGGGCGACGGCCGGGCACCTCAGCGCAGGTGCACCGCACGGTGGCCGCGCCCGAGCGCATCGGCGTCGACCTGATCGGAATCGAGAACGGCGAGGAGGTCGACCTCGACCTCCAGGTGCAGGCGGTGTCCGAGGGCGTCCTCGTCACCGGCACCGTGAGCGCCAACACCGCCGGCCAGTGCGCCCGGTGCCTCGACCCCCTGTCGGGCGCCCTCAACGTCTTCCTGACGGAGCTGTACGCGTACCCGGACAGCGAGACCGCGGCCACCACCGACGACGACGAGATGTACCGCATCGAGGACGACATGATCGACCTCGAGCAGGCGATCATTGACGCCGTCGGCATGGAGCTGGCCCTCGACCCGACGTGCTCCGACGACTGCCCGGGCCTGTGCCAGGGCTGCGGCGAGAAGCTGGCCGACCTGCCGGCCGACCACCACCACGAGCAGATCGACCCCCGCTGGGCCGGACTCGCGAAGTTTGCCACCGAGGGCGAGGCCGACGGCAAGTGA
- a CDS encoding LLM class flavin-dependent oxidoreductase, whose protein sequence is MSRQIRFNAFDMNCVAHQSPGLWRHPKDQSHRYKELSYWTDLAKLLERGTFDGIFIADVLGIYDAYNGNGDAAIKHAAQVPVSDPILLASAIAGATEHLGIGITAGTGFEHPFPFARRLTTLDHLTNGRIGWNVVTGYLPSAAKNMGQLDQLQHDERYDHADEYLEVLYKLWEGSWEDDAVIRDRETGVFTDPSKVHPINHHGKYFDVPGIHVGEPSPQRSPVIYQAGASPRGLAFATGNAEAIFVAAPTKAILKKVVRTIREGLVANGRDPYSAKVYTLLTIVTDETEAKAQAKLEEYHRYASIEGSLVFMSGWMGVDLGAYDPSDPVGDVQSNAIISAVSNFQQADPSGKDWTVEDIGKWGRIGGMGPVLVGSAERVADELQEWVEETDVDGFNLAYAITPGTFEDIVEFIVPELRRRGVYPDAYVPGTLRHKLFGQGDRLAADHPAQRFRYAGAQDYAGASSLA, encoded by the coding sequence ATGAGCCGTCAGATCCGTTTCAACGCCTTCGACATGAACTGCGTCGCCCACCAGTCCCCGGGGCTGTGGCGGCATCCGAAGGACCAGTCGCACCGCTACAAGGAGCTGAGCTACTGGACTGACCTGGCGAAGCTGTTGGAGCGCGGCACCTTCGACGGCATCTTCATCGCCGACGTCCTCGGCATCTACGACGCCTACAACGGCAACGGCGACGCCGCGATCAAGCACGCGGCGCAGGTCCCCGTCTCCGACCCGATCCTGCTGGCCTCCGCCATCGCGGGCGCGACGGAGCACCTCGGCATCGGCATCACCGCCGGCACCGGCTTCGAGCACCCCTTCCCCTTCGCCCGGCGGCTGACCACGCTCGACCACCTCACGAACGGCCGGATCGGGTGGAACGTGGTGACGGGGTACCTGCCCTCGGCGGCGAAGAACATGGGGCAGCTCGACCAGCTGCAGCACGACGAGCGCTACGACCACGCCGACGAGTACCTGGAGGTGCTCTACAAGCTGTGGGAAGGCTCGTGGGAGGACGACGCCGTGATCCGCGACCGGGAGACGGGTGTGTTCACGGACCCGTCGAAGGTGCACCCGATCAACCACCACGGCAAGTACTTCGACGTGCCCGGCATCCACGTGGGCGAGCCCTCGCCGCAGCGCTCGCCCGTGATCTACCAGGCCGGGGCGTCGCCGCGCGGGCTGGCGTTCGCGACCGGGAACGCGGAAGCGATCTTCGTGGCCGCGCCCACCAAGGCCATCCTGAAGAAGGTCGTGCGCACGATCCGCGAGGGCCTCGTCGCGAACGGCCGCGATCCGTACTCGGCCAAGGTCTACACGCTGCTCACCATCGTCACCGACGAGACGGAGGCGAAGGCGCAGGCCAAGCTCGAGGAGTACCACCGTTACGCCAGCATCGAGGGCTCGCTGGTCTTCATGTCCGGGTGGATGGGCGTCGACCTCGGCGCCTACGACCCGAGCGACCCGGTCGGCGACGTGCAGTCCAACGCGATCATCTCCGCCGTCTCCAACTTCCAGCAGGCCGACCCGTCGGGCAAGGACTGGACGGTCGAGGACATCGGCAAGTGGGGCCGGATCGGCGGCATGGGCCCCGTGCTCGTCGGCTCCGCGGAGCGGGTGGCCGACGAGCTGCAGGAGTGGGTGGAGGAGACCGACGTCGACGGCTTCAACCTGGCCTACGCGATCACGCCCGGCACCTTCGAGGACATCGTCGAGTTCATCGTCCCGGAGCTGCGCCGGCGAGGCGTCTACCCGGACGCCTACGTGCCCGGCACGCTGCGGCACAAGCTGTTCGGGCAGGGCGACCGGCTCGCCGCCGATCACCCCGCCCAGCGCTTCCGCTACGCGGGCGCGCAGGACTACGCCGGCGCCAGCTCCTTGGCGTAG